The segment TTCCTCCGCAAGATGGGCATTTGATCGGTTCGGCGCGCCGCAACCAGGCGGCGCGCCTGATTTTCTTGGCGTCTATTCGATGTATTCGAACATCTCGTCCATGTTGCCGAACAGGATCACGGTGTTGTCGTCGATGCGCACCATCCGCCCGTAATGGGTGGAGCTGTTGACCTCGAAGGTTTCCGCCGTCATCTCGCGGCCGAGATATTCGCTGATCTCGTCCATCTTGAAGGTCAGCTTGCCGACGCCATCGATGCGGATCATCGCCGGTTGGTAGGTGACGGTTACGTTCGGCTTCAGGCCCATGAATTCAGCGATGGCCCTGGCTTCCACCGAGTCGTTCATGGTGACGCCGCACTGATGCGAAATCGTCTGTTCGAAGGTGATGTCCTTCATCGACCTGAAGATGTTGGATTGCGATGCGTCGCGTGCTGCAGTTGACATGACAGTTTCTCCCTGGTCAGCGCTTGAGGCCAAGTTCGCCGAGTATCTGGGCAATCCGTTCCTCGGATTTGGCACGGACATCGGCGAAAGCGACCGGCTTTGAATGCGGCATCGACCAGATCGGCTGCAGGCCAGTGGCCGCCTTGTCGGCGAGCGCGCCGTGCTTCTTGACCCAGCCCTGGAAGAGCTTCTTGTTCGCCGCGCCATGCTTCTCGTCGTTGGCGAGCATGTGCATGAGGTCGATCGTGTTGGCGAGGTTGCGCTCATAGTCGGCCTCGGCTGCCGAGATCACCGCAGGCGTGATGAAGTCATGGTTGGCGGCGGCGATCTGCATCAGGAAACCTGACCGGAATGCTTCCCCGACCAGCGGTTCGAAGACGATGTTGATGGCGAAATACTGTTCGAGATAGTCGGCCGCGCCCATGATGGTCTCGACCGCTTCGCGGGCGCCTTGCCAGTTGTTGTCCTCGAGCCAGGCCTTCTTGCCGAGTTCGTCGTCCCAGCCGGAAAGGTCCATGCCGATCTCGGCAAGGTAGAGCGTGATGTCCTGCGCGAGCCGCAGCTTGTAGGACGAGTTGGTCAGCGTCGCGTTGTTGATCATCTGGGTGTAGCCGTAACGCTGCGCCTGCATCAGCGAGGTGCCGAGCCCGAATTCGGCATGTTTCCAGGCACCGAGCTGCGTCTGCAGGATCTTGACCCAGGCGTTGTCGAAGGTCTTGGGCGCCCCCGATTTGCGGGCATTGTTGATGACGCTCTGCACCATCGTCTCGATCTTCGACTGGCGCTGGTAGTGCGTGCGTTCCCACTCCTGATCGGGGGCGCGGAAGGCATGCCAGTTGGAGCTCTGCGCGGCGGTGTTCTGCTTGACATAGGCGCCCTTGCCGTCGGCAAAAGAGATGATCCAGTCCTGGATCAGGTAGCGCTCTGGGTCAGGCTGTACGTCGACCGTCATGTCTTCGTAGTGCGTGGCGCGCTGGCCCTTGGGGTCGAAATACCGGTACTTCCGGCTGTCGGAGTCGGCAAAGATCGCCGCGCCGGCGGCTCCGGATCCGACTGAACTCGAGATAGCTGGCATAGTCTTCACTCCCTTGTTGCAGTTGTGGTCGCAGTTGCGTGGCGGCCCTCTCAGTGGGCCGGCGTTGCACCTGCCGATGTTGTGAACTTGTCGAAGAAGATCCGCTCCGTCTCGAACCCGTTCATGAACAGAACCGGCTGAAGCGCATCGATCATCGGCGGCGGGCCGCAGGCATGAACATCGCCCTGCCCGTCGACCGCCAGTTGCTTGAGCTTGGCGTCGACACTCTGGTGTAGGAAACCGCGTTCGCCTTCCCATTCGGCGTCATCAGTCGCGTGCGACAGCACGGGAATGAAAGTGACATCCGAATGCTGGCCGATCAGCTCGGCGATCCTGTCGAGATAGAACAGGTCGTTGCGGGTCCTGGCACCGTAGAAGAAATAGACCGGACGTTTCTCGCCGCTCTTCAGATGGTCGTTGAGGATCGACCAGATCGGCGACATGCCCGAGCCGGCGCCGACCAGGACTAGGGGTCCTTGCCGTTCTTCCCGACGGAAACAGGTTCCGTAGGGTCCGACGACGGTGATTTCGGCTCCAACCTTGATTCCTCCGGAATCGAGTTCTCCAGAGAACTTTCCGTCAGGGTATTTTTTGATGATGAAGCAGAGTTTTTCGGTTTGGTCCGGCGTATTTGCCATGGAGAACGAGCGCGTAATCGTCTCCCCTTTTTGCGTGGTAACCGTGATGTCGACATATTGCCCCGCCCAGAACTTTATCGGCGAGCCGAGTTCGATCTCGATGCCGCGAATGTCGTGGGTCAGGTGCTCGATCCGAGCAATCCGGCCCTTGAACGTCTTCACGGCGATCGCTTTCGCCAAAATCTCCTCGTCGTAGTTGAGAAGCTCGACTTCCAGATCGGAGTAGGCGATGCAGCGGCATAAAAGGACGTGGCCGCTCTCCTTCTCCATGTCGTTCAGTGCGAAGGTCGAATATTTGAGCATGTCGACTTCGCCTTCGAGCAACACGCTTTTGCAGGCGGAGCATTGCCCTTCCTTGCAACCGTGCGGCAGCGCGATGCCCTGGCGGAAAGCGGCGTTGAGTACCGTTTCGCCATTTTCGACATCAAATTCGACGCCGACCGGGCTGAGCCTGACCGTGTGGGTTTCCGACATACGGACCTCCAGTGAAAGGAAGGGGCGGGACGAACCCGCCCCATTTGGCCTGATCAGTTGCAGGGTTTGATCGTGAAGCCGGCCCGGTATTCCGCCAGGTGCTTCTCGCGGTCCGCGGGTGACATGGCACGCAGCGCGTTGAGCGGCGACCCGAGCTTGTTGCCTCGCACGTCGTCCAGCGTCCACATCTCCTTGTCGTCGAAACGCATATGTGGCTGCGGAACAAGCGTCTTGCCGTCGGAGCGGACGAAGTTCAGGTCCTTGATGGCATCGGCCAGATCCCAGCCGTCATAGAGCGTCTCCCATTCGCGCTTGCCGCTGAAGCGGCCCATCGCGGGCGTCGAACGGCCCTGATATTCGTCGGCGAACGCCACGGTGGCAGTCCACTTGTCGAGTTCATGGGCGAAGGTGTGCAACTGGCCGTCGATCTCGCCGACCACCATATCCTCGCGGATCAGGCAAGGTACGAGGCAGGACCAGCAGCGATGCGGATAGACGTAACCGACGTCGTTGTTGAACAGCAGCACCTTCTCGCCCTTGTGGCTGAGCTTGGCGTACCATTTCCAGAAGTCGCCGAATTCGGCGTACCAGCCCGGATATTTGTGCTCGAACCACTCGAAGTCCTTATCGGTCTGAGCTTCGATGCGCCAGAAATTGACCGGCCAGCCAACCGCGAAGAACTGTCCGACCTTGTGGACATAGTTCTTCTTGGTGATGCGTTCCCAGGCCGCCTGGACGTCGTCGTGATGGACCTTGATGCCGTATTTCTCGAGCGGCAGCATGTAGGTGCGGTAGTAATCCTCATAGATCCAGCGGTGCCACATTTCCGCGTAGGACTCCTTGTTCTTATCGCGGTTGGTGGTGCCGTATTCGATGAACGTGCCAATGGCCGCATCGACGATCGCGTGGTTCTGCCAGAAGGCATAGCGCAGGTCGCGCTCGAGCAGCAGATGATTTTCCGGCTCCTTGAGGGCCGCCATCAGCAGTGAGTGGCCATTACCGATATGCCGGCTCTCGTCGGACTGCACCGACAGGAAGACGGTCGGCAGCGCGTAGTCGCCGTTGCGGGCAGCTTCCGAAGGCATGGCGACAAACAGCGTGTTGGTAAAGGCGGTTTCGGCCACCACGGTCAGGTACATGCAGGCGGCAGTCATGGTGTCGCCGGTGATGAAGCCTTCCGCGAACTGCCGGCCGATAGTCGTGGCGTAGCATTTGCCGAAGGCTTCCTCGGTGATGTCGAAGCCAGCCGGATCGATGTAGTTCTCCATGTACCATTTCTTCAGGTTCATCTGGATCGTCGAGTGCCGAAACTCGTCGATCATCTGCATGGTGAAGCCGGTCCTGAGTTCCTCGCCAGGAGCGATACGGGCGACCATCGCCATCGAGCGGGCAGCCGAGATTTCCGGGAAGGGAATGATCGCCAGGAACAGTTTCATCCACTCGACCCAGCGCGGTTCCACATTGCGGAACATGTCGCCGCGCAGCGCCGCATCCAGCGCGCCGTAGACCCGGTTGTCCTTCTCTTCCTGCATCGGAAAGTACGACCGCAAAACCTGCTTCATCGGGTCGCGCGGTGTCTTGTTAATCTTGTAGTCCGTCGGAAACGTCATCGCTTCCTGAACGTAGGAAGGATTCCAGCCGAGATCGGCAATCTTCTTGGTTGCCTCGCCGACGGAGATTCCGCGTTGCGAGGTGATCTTGTTGAGCGTCAGAGACGTCATGGTCATAAGCCTCCACCAGGTTTGAGCCGTAGGTCCCTTGACCCCGGCATGGAGCGGCGCACAGCACCGCTAGTGAGAGTGCGAACGGCACGACAAAGGGTTGCGCGTTCAGGCGCGACTCATGGTCCGGCCATTCAAGTGGATCGTGGCAAAGGTTCTCGAGGCATCTGGCAGGGGCCGCGGCGCCAACCGCATATGCGATGGGCGTATCGAAGCGGACGTGACCTGCTTCCTCCGTTCCTTCGTTCTTTTGGCACCGCGTCAAAGCGCGAT is part of the Mesorhizobium sp. L-2-11 genome and harbors:
- a CDS encoding aromatic/alkene/methane monooxygenase hydroxylase/oxygenase subunit alpha, which produces MTMTSLTLNKITSQRGISVGEATKKIADLGWNPSYVQEAMTFPTDYKINKTPRDPMKQVLRSYFPMQEEKDNRVYGALDAALRGDMFRNVEPRWVEWMKLFLAIIPFPEISAARSMAMVARIAPGEELRTGFTMQMIDEFRHSTIQMNLKKWYMENYIDPAGFDITEEAFGKCYATTIGRQFAEGFITGDTMTAACMYLTVVAETAFTNTLFVAMPSEAARNGDYALPTVFLSVQSDESRHIGNGHSLLMAALKEPENHLLLERDLRYAFWQNHAIVDAAIGTFIEYGTTNRDKNKESYAEMWHRWIYEDYYRTYMLPLEKYGIKVHHDDVQAAWERITKKNYVHKVGQFFAVGWPVNFWRIEAQTDKDFEWFEHKYPGWYAEFGDFWKWYAKLSHKGEKVLLFNNDVGYVYPHRCWSCLVPCLIREDMVVGEIDGQLHTFAHELDKWTATVAFADEYQGRSTPAMGRFSGKREWETLYDGWDLADAIKDLNFVRSDGKTLVPQPHMRFDDKEMWTLDDVRGNKLGSPLNALRAMSPADREKHLAEYRAGFTIKPCN
- a CDS encoding NADH:ubiquinone reductase (Na(+)-transporting) subunit F, giving the protein MSETHTVRLSPVGVEFDVENGETVLNAAFRQGIALPHGCKEGQCSACKSVLLEGEVDMLKYSTFALNDMEKESGHVLLCRCIAYSDLEVELLNYDEEILAKAIAVKTFKGRIARIEHLTHDIRGIEIELGSPIKFWAGQYVDITVTTQKGETITRSFSMANTPDQTEKLCFIIKKYPDGKFSGELDSGGIKVGAEITVVGPYGTCFRREERQGPLVLVGAGSGMSPIWSILNDHLKSGEKRPVYFFYGARTRNDLFYLDRIAELIGQHSDVTFIPVLSHATDDAEWEGERGFLHQSVDAKLKQLAVDGQGDVHACGPPPMIDALQPVLFMNGFETERIFFDKFTTSAGATPAH
- a CDS encoding aromatic/alkene monooxygenase hydroxylase subunit beta; translated protein: MPAISSSVGSGAAGAAIFADSDSRKYRYFDPKGQRATHYEDMTVDVQPDPERYLIQDWIISFADGKGAYVKQNTAAQSSNWHAFRAPDQEWERTHYQRQSKIETMVQSVINNARKSGAPKTFDNAWVKILQTQLGAWKHAEFGLGTSLMQAQRYGYTQMINNATLTNSSYKLRLAQDITLYLAEIGMDLSGWDDELGKKAWLEDNNWQGAREAVETIMGAADYLEQYFAINIVFEPLVGEAFRSGFLMQIAAANHDFITPAVISAAEADYERNLANTIDLMHMLANDEKHGAANKKLFQGWVKKHGALADKAATGLQPIWSMPHSKPVAFADVRAKSEERIAQILGELGLKR
- a CDS encoding MmoB/DmpM family protein — translated: MSTAARDASQSNIFRSMKDITFEQTISHQCGVTMNDSVEARAIAEFMGLKPNVTVTYQPAMIRIDGVGKLTFKMDEISEYLGREMTAETFEVNSSTHYGRMVRIDDNTVILFGNMDEMFEYIE